The region GGGCGTGCGCGTGCTGCGTGAACGCAAGGCTGGACTGGCCGGTAACTGGCCGATGTTCAGCCTGCGCTTGGTCGGCTTCGTGCTGACCATGGTGGCGGGCACTGGGCTGGCCTATATCCATTTTGGTAGTGCCAGCAGTCTGCTGCCGGCCAATACCGGCGGCATTCTTGGCCAGAGTGTTGGCCGCGCCGCGCTCAATGGTTTCAACCTGACTGGCGGAAACCTGGTGCTGATCACGCTGTTTTTGATCGGCATGACCATCTTTACTGACCTGTCTTGGATCAAGCTCAGTGAGCGCATCGGCGCCGGTGTGCTGTTGATGTCGCAGCGCATTCCGGCTTGGTTCAGCGCGCGCCGTGAGCGACGCGAGGATGACCGCCTGGCCAAGGTCGCGGTGGCGCAGCGCCGGGAAGTGGTGGAAGTGGCAAAGAAAAAAGCCGCCACCCGGGTGCCGCCATCGATCACACCGGCAGTAAAGAAAGTGGAAACCAGCGTGCGCGCCGAGAAGGAAAAGCAGCAGCCGCTGTTCGCCGCCACCCAGTCGGAAGGCGGCTTGCCATCGCTGGTGCTGCTGGATGCGGTGGAAGAGCAGAAGGGCGGTTATTCCGAAGAAACCCTGGATGCCATGTCGCGGCTGCTGGAAATCAAGCTGCGCGATTTCAATATCGAAGCCGAGGTGGTGGCGGTCCAACCGGGCCCGGTGATCACCCGCTTTGAGATCCAGCCGGCGGCCGGTATCAAGGTCAGCCGCATCACCAACTTGGCCAAGGACTTGGCGCGTTCGTTGGCGGTGATTTCGGTGCGTGTGGTCGAGGTGATTCCTGGCAAAACCACGGTGGGCATCGAAATCCCCAATGAGCAGCGCGAGATGATTCGCTTCACCGAAGCCGTAGCCAGCCGCGCCTTTGACGATTCCGCCTCGCCGCTGACATTGGCACTGGGTAAGGACATCAGCGGTCGCCCGGTGGTGGCCGATCTGGCCAAGATGCCGCACTTGCTGGTGGCGGGTACCACCGGCTCCGGTAAGTCGGTGGGCCTTAACGCCATGCTGCTGTCGATCCTGTTTAAGTCGCCGCCGGAAGATGTGCGGCTGATCATGATTGACCCGAAAATGCTTGAACTGGCGGTGTACGACGGCATTCCGCACCTGCTTACCCCGGTGGTCACCGACATGAAAGAGGCCGCCAGCGCGCTGCGTTGGGGGGTGGGTGAAATGGAGCGTCGCTATCGCCTGATGGCGGCCATGGGCGTGCGCAACTTGGCCGGCTTCAACCGCAAAGTGGTTGAAGCCGAGAAGGCCGGCCAGCCCTTGAAAGACCCGATGTGGAAACCCAACGATCCGATGGACCTCACCGAAGAGGCGCCGCTGCTCGAAAAACTGCCTTACATTGTGATCGTGGTGGACGAGTTTGCCGACATGATGATGATCGTCGGCAAAAAGGTAGAAGAGCTGATCGCTCGGATCGCACAGAAGGCCCGTGCCGCTGGCATTCACTTGATCCTGGCCACCCAGCGGCCATCGGTGGATGTGATCACCGGCCTGATCAAGGCCAACGTGCCGTCACGCATGGCGTTCCAAGTGTCGTCGAAGATCGATTCCCGCACGGTGCTGGATCAGGGCGGCGCCGAACAGCTGCTTGGTCACGGTGACATGCTGTATCTGCCGGTGGGTGTCAGTGTGCCGGAACGTGTGCACGGCGCTTTTGTCTCAGACGAGGAAGTGCACCGCGTGTGTGATGACTGGCGTGCCCGGGGCGAGCCGAATTACCTCCCGGAAGTACTGGAGGGTGACACCACCGGGCTCGGTGGTTTCGGTGACGGCGGCGAAGGCGGTGATGACGACGCCGAGCAGGACCCGCTGTACGACGAGGCGGTGGCCCATGTGATCGAGACCCGCCGGCCGTCGATTTCTGCGGTGCAACGCAAACTGAAGATCGGCTACAACCGCGCCG is a window of Alcanivorax sp. REN37 DNA encoding:
- a CDS encoding DNA translocase FtsK, which encodes MSKSKVQSETPGWVTHLQRGLMEGMIIGLLALSLYLLLALVTYHHQDPGWSFTTQTQEVRNAGGMFGAFAADLLLFLFGYLAYLFPFLVAFWGVRVLRERKAGLAGNWPMFSLRLVGFVLTMVAGTGLAYIHFGSASSLLPANTGGILGQSVGRAALNGFNLTGGNLVLITLFLIGMTIFTDLSWIKLSERIGAGVLLMSQRIPAWFSARRERREDDRLAKVAVAQRREVVEVAKKKAATRVPPSITPAVKKVETSVRAEKEKQQPLFAATQSEGGLPSLVLLDAVEEQKGGYSEETLDAMSRLLEIKLRDFNIEAEVVAVQPGPVITRFEIQPAAGIKVSRITNLAKDLARSLAVISVRVVEVIPGKTTVGIEIPNEQREMIRFTEAVASRAFDDSASPLTLALGKDISGRPVVADLAKMPHLLVAGTTGSGKSVGLNAMLLSILFKSPPEDVRLIMIDPKMLELAVYDGIPHLLTPVVTDMKEAASALRWGVGEMERRYRLMAAMGVRNLAGFNRKVVEAEKAGQPLKDPMWKPNDPMDLTEEAPLLEKLPYIVIVVDEFADMMMIVGKKVEELIARIAQKARAAGIHLILATQRPSVDVITGLIKANVPSRMAFQVSSKIDSRTVLDQGGAEQLLGHGDMLYLPVGVSVPERVHGAFVSDEEVHRVCDDWRARGEPNYLPEVLEGDTTGLGGFGDGGEGGDDDAEQDPLYDEAVAHVIETRRPSISAVQRKLKIGYNRAARLVEAMEMAGIVTPAGHNGQREVIVPGSDR